A stretch of DNA from Maridesulfovibrio sp.:
ATTCCGGAAAGAGTGAGACCAGATTAAATTTCACTTACTGTGCCTTGAATTCAAATAAGGCCACTCTGACCTATTTCTTTTTTTCCTCAAGGTAGATGTCGAAAAGTCCTTCCGGAGGATCGACAACAACCTTTTCCGCATCCAGATCAACCGAAAGCACAAACTCCTCTACCGCGGGAAAAAGAATCTCTTTCCCGGTCGGAGAAGTAATCACCCAGGTTTCCTGACCCGGAGCAACAATAAAGTTCGAGATGGTCCCGACCTCAGTTCCGTCACGGAGTTCCACCGCCATACCCTCAAGCTCGTACATGTAGACCTCGTCCTCCGCTACTGCGGGGAGGTCGGCTTCACGCACCATCACATCCATACCGCGCAGACTTTCCGCCTGATCACGGCCGTCGATGCCTTTTAGGGTAAGCAGCAGACGTCCTTTGTGCTTCCGCGAGGAGAGCACAAGAAAACGACGGGGCTTTTGTCCCTTCTTTCCAAGATAGAGACAGGGCACCTCGTCGAAAAGAAAAGGGGAGTCCGCATGGGATTCAATGCAAACCTCCCCCCTGAGTCCATGTGGTTTGACCACCTCGGCAACTACGAGCATATCCATAGCGGCCTTATCAGTCCGGTCCGCGCTCTATTCCAGAATTTCCAGAACAGAACGTTTTCTCACTTTTGTAGATGCAGCACCAAGAAGGGTCCGCATGGCACGCGCAGTGCGTCCCTGCTTACCGATAACCTTGCCCAGATCTTCTTTAGCGACCTTGAGTTCGATTACAGATGTCTGCTCTCCCTCGATCTCGGTGACAACTACTTCATCCGGATTGTCAACAAGCGATTTCGCGATGTATTCAACTAAATCCTTCAACATGCCAACAACCTCCGCTTCTGATTTCGAGTGTGTACCGTGAGTAGTGAAGAAAAAATCCGAACCGTGAAAGTGCGAACTTTAGGAATCGGCTTTCAGGAGACTTTTCACGGTTGCAGAAGGTTCTGCTCCACGTTCAAGCCACTTCTCTACTTTTTCCTTGTCAATCTTTACTTCTACAGGTTCAACCATAGGGTTGTAGTAACCTACATATTCCAGCGGACGACCGTCACGTCTGGTTTCGCTGTTAATTGCAACCATGCGGTAAAAAGGGCGTTTTTTAGAGCCCATACGGGTCAATCTGAGTTTAATAGCCATTGTCTACTTTCCCCCATATAATCTTAAATTAATTGGTTCGTTAACAAATTGCAAGCAGATGCTCGTAAATTATTTCTTCTTCTTTTTACGGGCCTGCTTTTTGAGCTTTTTCTTCTTGCGGGCCTGAAGGGTTTTCTTGCTTTTCTCTCTAGGAGCAGCAGAGCCTTCCATGCCTTCTAAACCTTCCATTCCCTCCATTCCGGGAAAGGAGGCACCATTTCCGAGTCCGGGCAGATTAGGCATCTTGGGCATTTTACCCGCGCCGCCTTTGCCGCCCATCATCTTTTTCATCATCTTGCTCATCTGATCAAAATTTTTGAGCATCTGATTGACTTCCTGGATGTCCACGCCGGAACCTTTGGCGACCCTGGCCCTGCGGCTGGGGTTGATGATCTTCGGGTTCCTGCGCTCTTCCATGGTCATGGACGAGATGATGGCTTCTATCCTGTTCAGTTCCTTGTCCGGAATTTCCATATCGCCGAGCTGCTTTGTAAGCCCGCCCAGCCCCGGAATCATTTTCATGATGGAACTCATGGAACCGATCTTCTTCATTCTGCGCATCTGGGTGCGAAAATCCTCAAGGTCGAATTTGGCCTTGCGGAGTTTCTCGGTAAGCCTTTCGGCCTCGCCTTCCTCCATGACGGACTGGGCCTTCTCGATAAGGGAAAGCACGTCCCCCATCCCGAGAATCCTTGATGCAGCCCGGTCAGGATAAAAAAGCTCCAGTTCCGAGAGCTTCTCACCCACGCCGACGAATTTTACGGATTTACCGGTGACTGATTTGATGGAGAGCGCCGCACCGCCTCGGGCATCACCATCCATTTTGGTAAGGACTACACCGGTAACATCTAATTTTTCGTCGAAAGTGGCGGCCACGTTGACAGCGTCCTGCCCCGTCATCGCGTCAGCCACGAAAAGTATTTCATCCGGAGAGCATTCGCTCTTGATGGACGCAAGCTCATCCATCAACGGTTCATCTATATGCAGTCGACCTGCCGTATCAAAAAGCAGGACATCGCAGCCGAGCTCGGCAGCCTTGTCCATGGCATCGCGGCAGATGTCCACCGGGTTCATCTCCGTGGTGGACGGATAGACCGGCATGTCCAGTTGCTTGGCCAGCACGTTGAGCTGGTCGATAGCGGCGGGACGGTAAACGTCGGCCGGGACAAGATAAGGCTTGAACTTCTTGCGCCGCAGATAGAGGGCTATCTTGGCGGAAGAGGTTGTCTTACCGGAGCCCTGCAGACCTACCATCATGATTTTGGAAAGCTGACCCTTGGGCAGGCTCAGGCCTTCCTGCTCCCCGCCGAGCAGTTCGACAAGCTCGTCATTGACGATCTTGATGACCTGCTGTCCCGGAGACAGTGATTTCTGGACCTCCTGTCCGAGAGCGCGCTCCTTGACCTTCTCCACAAAGTCTTTGACAACCTTGTAGTTTACGTCCGCTTCCAGCAGGGCAAGACGCACTTCGCGCAGTCCCGCCTGGATGTTTTTCTCATCCAGCCGCCCCTGCCCCTTGAAATTTTTAAAGGCTTCGGAAAGTCTGTCTGATAGGCTGTCGAACAATTGTCATACTCCGCCGGCTTAGCATTTTTACCGCAATCACGATCCGCAAAAACAAAACCTGCCGCTGAAACTGATTGCGTAAAGAAAGGGGTTGTCTGTTAAAGCTTTTCCCTGCCCAAGTCAAGTGAAGACTCATATCAACTTTTTCGAAAATCACAAACACTTATCCGCCGAGTTTGAAAATTCATCGCAATATTGCTTGCTTTTTTTATCGCCGCCAACCAATATCCGAAAAAGTATTAAAGTTCCGCACACAACTGCAACGGGAGATTATTAATGAAAAATGTAGTCAAGGCCGAAGAATTCCAGTTGGTGGACCCCATGGGACGGGTCCGGACCAGAATCTACATCTCCGACCAGGGCAAAGTCGTGGCGGACATATATGATTCCACAGGAGAGATATGCAACAAGGTGGATCTGCAGAAACCTCCGGTCCAGTCCACCTCGCCGCAGCAGCCCACAAATGTCGGGGGCAAGGAAAATCTTTCTCAATGGCACTCCAGAACAGCAAACGAAGTAAAATTAAGCCCCTCCAAACTGCATGTCGGCTCCTATAAGATTTACATTGATTTTATGGAAAACAACAACGCAGCCAGCGCCAAGTACCTCAACGAGGTTATCGAACTTTCGGGCGAAATCGTGGATGTGTCAGCCAAGGACTTCGGCAACCTGCGCATAGGACTGAAAGGAATGTCCAATTTCAACCCGGAAGTAATCTGCCACTTTACCGACGACCAGACCCCTGAGATCAGCAACCTCAAACCCGGACAGAAAGTCCGGGTAAAAGGAAAGTGTACCGAATTCATGAATAAACGAGTCAAGATATGGGGCTGCCAACTGGTCAAGTCCTGAAAACGCTGAGCGAAATATCCGGGCAGAACCACTGAAACAACATAAGCCGAACAGATTACAAACCGGACTTGAGACCATGCCAGACTCTTTTACAAAGGAAGACGAACTCACCCGGGCCCTGCAACAGACTGCGGAGATATGCATTGAGTGCGGAAAATGCGCCGTTGCCTGCCTGTTTCTGAAAAACAACGGATCCCCTGCAGAGATCGCACAGAAAGCCCTGTCTTCGCAGGAAGGCGCAGAGCAGGCCTCAGTTCTCGCCTATGACTGTTCATGCTGCGGGTTGTGTTCCGCTGTCTGCCCGGTGGATGCCCGCCCGGCGGAAATTTTCAGCCTGTTGCGGGAAAAGGCGCAGCAGACCGGAAGCTTCGATCTTAAAAGATACTCCCCGCTGCTGGGATACGAACGTACAGGAAGCAGGTTCCCCTTCCGGGACAGCATTATTCCGGAAGGCTGCACTACAGCCTTTTTCCCCGGATGCACCCTGCCGGCACTTTTTCCGCAGGCCGTACTTAATACCATGGCAATATTGAAAAGCCACGACCCGACAGTCGGGCTGGTGCTGGAATGCTGTTCCAAACCCTCCAAAATGCTGGGACTGACGGAGAAACACAACTCCGCACTTTCCGAACTTGTCCGCAACATGCAGGAGAAGGGAATCAAGCGGGTGCTCAGCGGATGCTCCAACTGCCATGTCACCCTGAAGGAATTCGATCCGCCTTTTGAGGTTGTCTCCATCTATGAACAGCTTGCGTCCATGGATATACCTGCTGTTCCGCCGTACCTGAAAGAAATCACTGTACACGACCCCTGCGTCACCCGATTTGAAAAATCCATCCACGAAGCTGTACGATTGCTTCTCCGCAAGGCCGGGATCAACGTTTCCGAGATGAAGCACTGCGGAGAAAAGACCATCTGCTGCGGCGAAGGAGGGGCCACGGGATTCCATAAGCCGGAATATTCAAAGGCATGGTCCGGAAAACGGATCGAAGAGGCCCGCAAGACCGGGCTGCCCATGGCAACATATTGTGCCGGATGCGTAAATTACCTGTCTCCGAATCATCCTACGGCACATATTCTGGACCTGCTCACGGTGGAACGAAAGGACATTCCACGGCTGCCGGGTTTCCCGATCAATTATATCAACAGACTGAAACTCCGTCTTGAAGCACGGATGGTCCGACCTGCGTAAAATTTCATGTCACCAGGTGGGCAGAATTTATTTTCCGTAATGCGCTATTGCGTTAGCTTTACAAAGCTATTAATGGCTTTAATTTTATAAAATAACATTCTTCGCAATGAATTCAGACAACAAAGCCATCACACCGGCAGAATTCCCTCTGGCCCTGTTCATGCTGGGCATGCCCTTGATTCTGGCCGCATACAGCCTCAGCGGAGTTGTTGCGCCTGCCAATCTTGAAAGCATGCTGATCACCGGGCTTGCTGTTACCGGCTTCCTCGCCGAACCGTTCAGGAACGACAGGCACCACGATCTGCCGCTGTGGTTCTGCGTGGGCATCCCGGCCCTGCTCATAACCTGGATTTCTTTCTGTTCATTCGCGAGATTTGTACAACCGGCTGTTGATATCCTACCCTACCTTCTTGAAGCCAGACCGCTGTTTCACCTGCTGGTGTGCCTGCTCTGGATCACCATGTTCGGACTTCCGACTCCCGGACAGATTTCTTTCTGGGCCTGCTGTCTGGCGCTGCTGGTCTGCGCCGAGTTCTCATACAGTTTCTTCGGTCAGGGAATTGCCCTTGAGCCCTGCCTTTTCGGGAAATGCCCAATAACCGGACCGGCGCTTACCGCCGGGCTGTGCGCGACACTGTGCAACAAGGATGAAAACCGTCTGGCGAGATTCATCATCCTGGCCGGCATATTCTGTTCGCTGAACAGAGACTACTCTCTGGCGGCCGTTGCCGTGCTCCTGCTCTTCGGCCCCGGCGGGATGCTGAAAAAAAGCTTTCTGGTCATGCTTCTTCTTTTCTTCACCTATGTTTCTCTGATCCCTCAGGACATGACCCTGCTTAATCGCAACGACCTCCCCGTTTACTGGGTCTGGTTTTCATCGCTGGAGCTTTTAGCAAGAAATCCGGCTTTGATGATTGCAGGCTTTCCAATTGATGTCCCCCTGCCACTGAACATACCGACTTCGCTTTGGAACATCTGGCATGCGCAGCATTACGTCTGGACAAATCTGGGACTCTACGTTTTTCATATCAGCCCCTTCTGGCTGCACATGCTTCTGACCTGGGGAATCGGAGGGGTTGCGCTTTCTGCTGCCGGGGCCGCCTTTCTGTACAGACGGTATTCATCAGACATGATGGCCGCACTGCTCATTACAGCTGCCATGGGCGGTATTTTTTCCCCTCTTTTTTTCGCTCCGGCCTCTGCCATAGTTTTAATCATGGCTTTTGCCTGCGCCACGCGCCCTGAAGTCCGCTCGTTTAAATTCGAATAGCCCCTTCTGCATCTTCCTTTCCCATAAAAACAGCCCGTAAGTATGGGCCGATGTCTCTGTATATTTTTTTGATTACTTTTGTATTACAAATTAACTTCATAAAATAATCTTTACGATTAATGAAAGTAATTAAAAAACATTTTTATAAACTTGAAATATCTTTCAATATAAAGATCAGATTGTATTACAAATGTATTGACATTAATTACCGACCACTCCATAATCTACTCAAATGAAGCATACAGAGCGGACTGAATGAGTAGAAAAATCAAATCGGTCAGGGTTCCTCTTGAACTGGAATCCTTAAATCTTTCAAAATTAATCCGGGAATTTGAGAATTATCTCAGAGACCTGGAGTCCGCTTCATTGCTCAGGCAGGGAGGGAATCCGGACGCGGCGGACGCGCTGATCAAAACCAGGCAGGCAGATCTGGGAAAACGAATTGCAAAAATGATATGGGAAGCAAAATCCGAATATGGTAAAGTTGAATAAACAGTGCCCGCAAAAGCAGACAATCAGATCGGGCACTCACGCCGTATCATTCAGCAACCTTCCGGGACATGACAATGAAGCCTAAAAAAATCAGTGAGAGCCGGACGTTAATGACCTACAGGGTCCTGCCGCAGGACACAAACCCAGCCGGGAATCTCCACGGGGGCGTGCTTCTTAAGCAACTGGATCTGGTAGCAGCCACATGCGCCATGCGCCATGCGCGCAAACCGGTAGTTACTGCCTCAATAGACAGAATGAATTTTCTGCGTCCGGCTTATGTCGGGGAACTGATCAGCCTTTACGCCAACGTGAATATGGTCGGCAGGACTTCAATGGAGATAGGGGTTCGGGTGGAATCCGAAAACCTGCTCACCGGAGAAACCCGGCATACGAATTCCGCCTACCTGACCTTCGTGGCCATCGGCGAAAACGGCCGCCCTGCAGCTGTTCCGCCACTTATCCTTGAAACAGGAGTGGACCACAGAAGAAACAGGGAGGCCATAGAACGCAGAGAAGTCCGCAAAGCCGAAAGGCAGCGCGAAAGCGCCTCCGCCGAGCAGGCGGGCAAGGAATAACTTTGAACTTGAACAGCTCGAACTGATGCGGGGACCGTCCAAAGTCTGCCATAACCGCATCCTGCATTGTAAGGAATGCAGCTACTCCGAGTCTGGTTTCCAACCGGGAGCTCCACCCTCCCGGCAAAATTTCGGCATCCTGCTCCTATGGCATCCGGTCGGGATTAACCCGGTCCCGGCCGGATGCCACGCCTTTTTCAACACCATCAAGGCCGGAAAGCCCCCGACATCAGAGAGATGCGGGGGCTTTCCACTTTGTGTTCCGGCAAAATATTCCGAATAATAAATTCACACAGATCCGGCTATGGGCACTTCGCCAGCGGCAGCCTGCGCCCGATTCCGATCCCCTGTTCACTCAGAACCGCCTCGTACGCCCAGCACTCCACCCCGG
This window harbors:
- the rimM gene encoding ribosome maturation factor RimM (Essential for efficient processing of 16S rRNA), which codes for MDMLVVAEVVKPHGLRGEVCIESHADSPFLFDEVPCLYLGKKGQKPRRFLVLSSRKHKGRLLLTLKGIDGRDQAESLRGMDVMVREADLPAVAEDEVYMYELEGMAVELRDGTEVGTISNFIVAPGQETWVITSPTGKEILFPAVEEFVLSVDLDAEKVVVDPPEGLFDIYLEEKKK
- a CDS encoding KH domain-containing protein; protein product: MLKDLVEYIAKSLVDNPDEVVVTEIEGEQTSVIELKVAKEDLGKVIGKQGRTARAMRTLLGAASTKVRKRSVLEILE
- a CDS encoding OB-fold protein, producing MKNVVKAEEFQLVDPMGRVRTRIYISDQGKVVADIYDSTGEICNKVDLQKPPVQSTSPQQPTNVGGKENLSQWHSRTANEVKLSPSKLHVGSYKIYIDFMENNNAASAKYLNEVIELSGEIVDVSAKDFGNLRIGLKGMSNFNPEVICHFTDDQTPEISNLKPGQKVRVKGKCTEFMNKRVKIWGCQLVKS
- the rpsP gene encoding 30S ribosomal protein S16 translates to MAIKLRLTRMGSKKRPFYRMVAINSETRRDGRPLEYVGYYNPMVEPVEVKIDKEKVEKWLERGAEPSATVKSLLKADS
- the ffh gene encoding signal recognition particle protein; amino-acid sequence: MFDSLSDRLSEAFKNFKGQGRLDEKNIQAGLREVRLALLEADVNYKVVKDFVEKVKERALGQEVQKSLSPGQQVIKIVNDELVELLGGEQEGLSLPKGQLSKIMMVGLQGSGKTTSSAKIALYLRRKKFKPYLVPADVYRPAAIDQLNVLAKQLDMPVYPSTTEMNPVDICRDAMDKAAELGCDVLLFDTAGRLHIDEPLMDELASIKSECSPDEILFVADAMTGQDAVNVAATFDEKLDVTGVVLTKMDGDARGGAALSIKSVTGKSVKFVGVGEKLSELELFYPDRAASRILGMGDVLSLIEKAQSVMEEGEAERLTEKLRKAKFDLEDFRTQMRRMKKIGSMSSIMKMIPGLGGLTKQLGDMEIPDKELNRIEAIISSMTMEERRNPKIINPSRRARVAKGSGVDIQEVNQMLKNFDQMSKMMKKMMGGKGGAGKMPKMPNLPGLGNGASFPGMEGMEGLEGMEGSAAPREKSKKTLQARKKKKLKKQARKKKKK
- a CDS encoding acyl-CoA thioesterase; translated protein: MKPKKISESRTLMTYRVLPQDTNPAGNLHGGVLLKQLDLVAATCAMRHARKPVVTASIDRMNFLRPAYVGELISLYANVNMVGRTSMEIGVRVESENLLTGETRHTNSAYLTFVAIGENGRPAAVPPLILETGVDHRRNREAIERREVRKAERQRESASAEQAGKE
- a CDS encoding (Fe-S)-binding protein is translated as MPDSFTKEDELTRALQQTAEICIECGKCAVACLFLKNNGSPAEIAQKALSSQEGAEQASVLAYDCSCCGLCSAVCPVDARPAEIFSLLREKAQQTGSFDLKRYSPLLGYERTGSRFPFRDSIIPEGCTTAFFPGCTLPALFPQAVLNTMAILKSHDPTVGLVLECCSKPSKMLGLTEKHNSALSELVRNMQEKGIKRVLSGCSNCHVTLKEFDPPFEVVSIYEQLASMDIPAVPPYLKEITVHDPCVTRFEKSIHEAVRLLLRKAGINVSEMKHCGEKTICCGEGGATGFHKPEYSKAWSGKRIEEARKTGLPMATYCAGCVNYLSPNHPTAHILDLLTVERKDIPRLPGFPINYINRLKLRLEARMVRPA